Proteins encoded together in one candidate division WOR-3 bacterium window:
- a CDS encoding FAD-binding oxidoreductase has product MSRKSADAIIIGGGIIGAATGYYLAKRGLKVFVLERKFPCAGSTGRCIGGIRAQFTHDLTIRVMLKSIKMFQELDEELETDVEWYAGGYLFLAFDESKANSFKQAIEIQRRYGLKVDFISPDECCQVVPGLNREGLLGGAWCPTDGQANPFKVTYGYLEGVKRFKGQVFVGAEVKKINLAGTRVVSVETANGDEFSAPVVVNAAGPWACEIGKLVGIDIPVKPDRHEALVTEAVERCLEPMLVDYRPDGCYFVQHYGTGHFIGCYTPVPIVPGDRVDASDEFITEMPRRMVRLLPKLASVKVLRQWAGSYEMSPDGNPICGKTSVEGFYVSAGMSGHGFMFGPALGDLMAELITTGKSSIDLAEFRLDRQWTKAEAMK; this is encoded by the coding sequence ATGAGCAGAAAGAGCGCTGACGCGATTATCATCGGTGGCGGCATTATCGGTGCTGCCACCGGTTATTACCTCGCCAAACGGGGGTTAAAGGTCTTTGTCCTTGAGCGTAAATTTCCCTGTGCTGGTTCAACCGGTCGATGTATTGGTGGCATCAGGGCGCAGTTTACCCACGATTTGACAATCAGGGTGATGCTCAAGAGTATCAAGATGTTTCAGGAACTTGATGAGGAGCTGGAAACCGATGTTGAATGGTATGCGGGTGGTTATCTGTTTCTTGCCTTTGATGAATCAAAGGCAAACTCATTTAAGCAGGCAATTGAAATACAGAGAAGATACGGTCTTAAAGTAGATTTTATTTCACCTGATGAATGTTGCCAAGTGGTGCCCGGTTTGAATCGGGAAGGGCTATTGGGCGGTGCCTGGTGTCCGACTGACGGTCAGGCAAATCCATTTAAGGTTACCTATGGTTATCTTGAAGGGGTCAAGCGATTTAAGGGTCAGGTTTTTGTGGGTGCGGAGGTGAAGAAAATCAACCTTGCCGGGACAAGGGTTGTTTCGGTGGAGACGGCGAATGGCGATGAGTTTTCGGCACCGGTGGTGGTGAACGCTGCCGGTCCCTGGGCTTGTGAGATTGGCAAACTTGTCGGCATAGATATTCCGGTGAAACCGGACCGACACGAGGCGCTGGTTACCGAAGCGGTTGAACGGTGTTTAGAGCCCATGCTGGTTGATTATCGACCGGATGGCTGTTACTTTGTCCAGCACTACGGAACCGGTCATTTTATCGGTTGTTATACTCCGGTGCCCATTGTACCGGGTGACAGAGTAGATGCTTCGGACGAGTTTATTACCGAAATGCCGCGGCGTATGGTTCGACTCCTTCCCAAACTTGCTTCGGTAAAAGTGCTCAGGCAGTGGGCGGGTTCTTACGAAATGAGCCCGGATGGTAATCCAATCTGCGGTAAGACTTCAGTTGAAGGTTTTTATGTCTCGGCCGGGATGAGTGGTCATGGGTTTATGTTTGGTCCGGCGCTGGGTGATTTGATGGCAGAACTGATTACCACCGGTAAATCGTCAATTGACCTTGCGGAGTTTCGGCTTGACCGGCAGTGGACTAAAGCCGAAGCGATGAAGTAG